In the genome of Populus trichocarpa isolate Nisqually-1 chromosome 6, P.trichocarpa_v4.1, whole genome shotgun sequence, one region contains:
- the LOC127905431 gene encoding putative glycine-rich cell wall structural protein 1, which yields MVEPWEIFLILVCSLFAFCVLLKLLGVGGRLNSTCGCGDGNGDDGGDGGGGDGGGGDDSDDSDDGGDGDDGGGGGGGGGGDGGGGGDGGGDGGGGGGGGGGGGCGGC from the coding sequence ATGGTGGAACCTTGGGAGATCTTTCTTATACTTGTGTGCTCACTATTTGCTTTCTGTGTTCTTTTGAAGTTACTAGGAGTTGGTGGTAGGCTCAACAGCACCTGTGGTTGTGGTGATGGTAATGGTGATGATGGTGGGGATGGGGGTGGTGGGGATGGGGGTGGTGGTGATGATAGTGATGATAGTGATGATGGgggtgatggtgatgatggtgggggtgggggtgggggtgggggtggcgATGGGGGTGGGGGTGGCGATGGGGGTGGTgatgggggtgggggtgggggtggtggAGGCGGGGGTGGCTGTGGGGGTTGCTGA
- the LOC7454957 gene encoding PRA1 family protein A1 produces the protein MDWGNVTAEDLIDALREVDWSSPPRPLSEFFSRFTLPKSSSKWNSRLKCNLYYYRTNYFIMMILIMGLGFLRRPLAIVAALLTALSIAFMNDSFAGTFSEKVMRTVRQFSPHLAAKMRPPLTPGIRGRPSAKRAIYICGRPRWFFVMIFSFVSFTLWYVSCGLLTVLWALAIGLLATILHASFRTPNLKARLNTFREEFRAVWRNYSEL, from the exons ATGGATTGGGGAAATGTAACGGCAGAAGATCTGATCGATGCGCTTCGAGAAGTTGACTGGTCATCTCCACCTCGACCTCTCTCTGAGTTCTTCTCTAGATTTACTCTCCCTAAATCCTCCTCCAAATGGAACAGCCGCCTCAAATGTAATCTCTACTA TTACAGGACGAATTACTTCATTATGATGATTCTCATTATGG GACTGGGATTCCTTAGGAGGCCACTTGCTATTGTCGCTGCTCTTTTAACAGCACTTTCCATTGCATTTATGAATGATAG CTTTGCAGGTACTTTTAGCGAGAAGGTAATGAGAACTGTGAGGCAATTCTCTCCACATTTAGCGGCAAAAATGAGACCTCCTCTGAC ACCTGGTATTCGTGGACGACCATCAGCGAAAAGAGCAATTTACATATGTGGTCGGCCTCGCTGGTTCTTTGTCatgatattttcttttg TGAGTTTCACCCTTTGGTATGTCTCCTGTGGTCTCTTGACTGTTCTATGGGCACTTGCCATTGGACTTCTCG cCACCATCCTACATGCAAGTTTCCGAACACCTAACCTGAAAGCTCGTCTGAACACATTTCGTGAGGAGTTTCGTGCAGTTTGGCGCAATTACAGTGAGCTGTAG